Proteins co-encoded in one Juglans regia cultivar Chandler chromosome 16, Walnut 2.0, whole genome shotgun sequence genomic window:
- the LOC108995676 gene encoding polyadenylate-binding protein 2-like isoform X2, with amino-acid sequence MEHAKVDMAGVEGTPDNNETELEDMQKRLKEMEDESAALREMQAKFESQMASAQDPGSAAATQANREEADSRSVFVGNVDYSCTPEEVHQHFQPCGTVNRVTIRTDKFGQPKGYAYVEFLEAEAVQEALLLNDSELHGRHLKVTAKRTNVPGMKQYRPRRPNPYMRASSPIVAPYLYSPYGYGKVPRFRMPMRYSPYF; translated from the exons atggagCATGCGAAGGTGGACATGGCGGGCGTAGAGGGCACCCCCGATAACAACGAAACA GAACTGGAAGACATGCAGAAGCGCTTGAAAGAGATGGAGGATGAATCGGCTGCTCTGCGAGAGATGCAGGCCAAGTTCGAGTCGCAGATGGCTTCCGCACaag ATCCTGGTAGTGCAGCTGCAACACAGGCAAATAGGGAGGAAGCAGATTCTCGATCAGTGTTTGTTGGCAAT GTGGATTATTCCTGTACTCCTGAAGAAGTACATCAGCATTTCCAGCCATGTGGGACGGTGAACAGAGTCACCATTCGCACTGACAAGTTTGGCCAACCTAAGGGTTATGCTTATGTGGAATTCCTTGAAGCAGAGGCTGTTCAAGAGGCTCTTCTGTTGAATGACTCTGAACTACATGGACGTCACTTAAAG GTGACTGCTAAACGGACCAATGTGCCTGGGATGAAGCAGTACCGTCCTCGTCGACCGAACCCCTATATGCGAGCTAGTAGTCCCATTGTTGCTCCCTACTTATACTCCCCTTATGGTTATGG GAAGGTTCCGAGATTCAGAATGCCAATGCGTTACAGCCCATACTTTTGA
- the LOC108995710 gene encoding ABC transporter G family member 11-like encodes MDSLPHSALQPLTDHGINTTLEMETIKKTTVPNKREGGGSNMKEFGTDQQDDDGVFLTWKDLSVTVSNGKRGTKSILQDLTGYARPGELLAIMGPSGCGKSTLLDALAGRLDSNTRQTGEILINGRKQVLAYGTSAYVTQDDTLMTTLTVREAVYYSAQLQLPDSMSKSEKKERADMTIREMGLQDATDTRIGGWGVKGISGGQKRRVSICIEILTRTKLLFLDEPTSGLDSAASFYVMSRIARLGRRDGIERTIVASIHQPSTEVFQLFHNLCLLSSGRAVYFGPASAANQFFALSGFPCPTLQNPSDHFLKTINKDFEKDIEEGLAGSAISTEEAIEILVESYKSSDRFQQVPKQVAEICKLQDHKELETKRSHASFLTQCHVLTRRSFVNMYRDLGYYWLRLAIYIALAIGLGTVFFNIGHSYGSIQARVSLIIFIASFLTFMAIGGFPSFVEDMKIFEKERLNGHYSTGAFVISNTLSAVPYLLLVSVIPGAIAYFLPGLRNGQEYFVYFVSSLFACMMLVESQMMIVASIVPNYLMGIIAGAGIQGLMLLVGGFFRLPNDLPEPLWKYPLYEVAFHKYAYQGMFKNEFEGTIFHSTNRDGGQHIITGEEILRDTWQAEMGYSKWGDLAVLLGMIAFYRLLFLLIVKLTEKVRP; translated from the exons ATGGATTCTCTTCCTCACTCGGCTCTCCAACCTCTCACAGACCATGGCATCAATACCACATTAGAAATGGAAACCATCAAGAAAACCACAGTGCCAAACAAAAGAGAAGGAGGAGGTTCTAACATGAAGGAGTTTGGGACAGATCAGCAGGATGATGATGGAGTTTTCTTGACATGGAAGGATCTAAGCGTGACAGTTTCCAATGGAAAAAGAGGCACAAAATCAATCCTTCAGGATCTAACAGGTTATGCTCGACCTGGGGAGCTTCTAGCCATTATGGGTCCTTCTGGTTGCGGCAAATCTACACTGCTTGATGCTTTAGctg GGAGGTTGGACTCTAACACAAGGCAAACGGGAGAGATTCTGATAAATGGCCGTAAGCAGGTCCTGGCTTATGGAACATCG GCATATGTAACACAAGATGATACTTTAATGACGACTTTGACGGTGAGAGAAGCAGTGTACTACTCAGCTCAGCTCCAGTTACCAGACTCAATGTCAAAATCAGAGAAGAAGGAGAGAGCAGACATGACAATAAGAGAAATGGGATTGCAAGATGCCACAGACACCAGAATTGGAGGGTGGGGAGTCAAAGGCATTAGTGGTGGGCAAAAGAGGAGAGTGAGCATCTGCATAGAGATTCTAACACGCACCAAGCTTCTCTTCCTGGACGAGCCAACCAGCGGGCTTGACAGTGCAGCATCATTTTATGTCATGAGCAGAATTGCACGCCTCGGTCGAAGAGATGGGATTGAAAGAACCATTGTTGCATCCATTCATCAGCCTAGCACTGAAGTCTTTCAACTCTTTCACAATCTCTGTCTCCTATCTTCAGGTAGAGCCGTGTATTTTGGTCCTGCTTCTGCAGCAAATCAG TTTTTTGCTTTAAGTGGTTTCCCATGCCCTACCCTCCAAAATCCATCTGATCACTTCCTAAAAACCATAAACAAGGATTTCGAAAAG GACATTGAAGAAGGTTTAGCTGGATCAGCAATATCCACAGAGGAAGCGATTGAGATACTTGTAGAGTCGTATAAATCATCAGACAGGTTCCAACAAGTACCAAAGCAGGTAGCTGAGATATGTAAACTGCAG GACCACAAAGAATTGGAGACGAAGAGAAGCCATGCAAGTTTCCTTACTCAGTGTCATGTTCTAACAAGAAGATCTTTTGTGAACATGTATCGTGATCTAGGCTACTACTGGTTGCGCCTAGCAATTTATATCGCGTTGGCTATAGGCCTTGGTACAGTGTTTTTCAACATTGGCCATAGTTATGGTTCAATTCAG GCAAGAGTTTCGCTGATCATCTTTATAGCCTCATTCCTAACGTTCATGGCCATTGGTGGATTCCCATCTTTCGTGGAGGACATGAAG atatttgaaaaagaaagattaaaTGGGCATTACAGCACTGGTGCATTTGTAATTAGCAACACACTCTCCGCTGTGCCATACCTGCTACTGGTTTCAGTCATTCCGGGAGCTATAGCCTATTTCCTGCCTGGACTGCGCAACGGACAAGAATACTTTGTCTACTTCGTTTCGTCGCTATTTGCTTGTATGATGTTGGTCGAGAGCCAGATGATGATTGTGGCAAGCATTGTGCCCAATTATCTGATGGGTATAATTGCGGGTGCAGGAATTCAAGGGCTGATGCTTTTAGTTGGCGGATTCTTCAGATTGCCAAATGATCTTCCTGAACCCTTGTGGAAATACCCATTATATGAGGTGGCTTTCCACAAGTATGCATACCAAGGAATGTTCAAGAACGAGTTCGAAGGAACAATATTTCACAGTACTAACAGAGATGGAGGGCAACACATCATCACCGGGGAGGAGATTTTGAGAGATACATGGCAAGCTGAAATGGGTTACTCTAAGTGGGGTGATCTAGCTGTATTGCTGGGGATGATTGCTTTCTATCGACTCTTGTTTCTGCTCATCGTCAAGCTTACTGAAAAGGTCAGGCCTTGA
- the LOC108995676 gene encoding polyadenylate-binding protein 2-like isoform X1 has translation MEHAKVDMAGVEGTPDNNETELEDMQKRLKEMEDESAALREMQAKFESQMASAQDPGSAAATQANREEADSRSVFVGNVDYSCTPEEVHQHFQPCGTVNRVTIRTDKFGQPKGYAYVEFLEAEAVQEALLLNDSELHGRHLKQVTAKRTNVPGMKQYRPRRPNPYMRASSPIVAPYLYSPYGYGKVPRFRMPMRYSPYF, from the exons atggagCATGCGAAGGTGGACATGGCGGGCGTAGAGGGCACCCCCGATAACAACGAAACA GAACTGGAAGACATGCAGAAGCGCTTGAAAGAGATGGAGGATGAATCGGCTGCTCTGCGAGAGATGCAGGCCAAGTTCGAGTCGCAGATGGCTTCCGCACaag ATCCTGGTAGTGCAGCTGCAACACAGGCAAATAGGGAGGAAGCAGATTCTCGATCAGTGTTTGTTGGCAAT GTGGATTATTCCTGTACTCCTGAAGAAGTACATCAGCATTTCCAGCCATGTGGGACGGTGAACAGAGTCACCATTCGCACTGACAAGTTTGGCCAACCTAAGGGTTATGCTTATGTGGAATTCCTTGAAGCAGAGGCTGTTCAAGAGGCTCTTCTGTTGAATGACTCTGAACTACATGGACGTCACTTAAAG CAGGTGACTGCTAAACGGACCAATGTGCCTGGGATGAAGCAGTACCGTCCTCGTCGACCGAACCCCTATATGCGAGCTAGTAGTCCCATTGTTGCTCCCTACTTATACTCCCCTTATGGTTATGG GAAGGTTCCGAGATTCAGAATGCCAATGCGTTACAGCCCATACTTTTGA